In Haliotis asinina isolate JCU_RB_2024 chromosome 15, JCU_Hal_asi_v2, whole genome shotgun sequence, one DNA window encodes the following:
- the LOC137264972 gene encoding uncharacterized protein, which translates to MFGVWPTLLILILMIMLLMGLVTLGHVVTARHPRCHLCTLIPISTVCVVGIIHVLHYVALLTLASNDPDAEVLKARLQWDYTSIDIVVLAFLWRFCAMSSLTTVQTMKAFVYFVLAAVGRVTMKSIFPQNQLLGVVLQQHHNGLFKYPLMKTFLCGLSLEYFLFYLPAFITMCMFYYKRPAQNTKNEDPSTVPEMKFHQDMCNNCETMSPFLDIMAACMALILLLERPLYILSSYLVHGIPTDLNTTYCLFLCYVLVCWRTTLRTCLTCTN; encoded by the exons ATGTTTGGTGTGTGGCCGACcctcctcatcctcatcctcatgaTAATGCTGCTGATGGGACTAGTGACACTGGGTCACGTGGTTACTGCCAGACATCCACGCTGCCATCTGTGTACTCTCATCCCCATCTCCACTGTCTGCGTCGTGGGCATCATCCACGTTTTACATTACGTCGCTCTCCTCACTCTGGCATCAAATGATCCCGATGCGGAAGTGTTGAAGGCAAGGCTACAGTGGGACTACACTTCCATCGACATAGTCGTCCTCGCGTTCCTTTGGAGATTCTGTGCCATGTCGAGCCTGACCACAGTTCAAACAATGAAAGcgtttgtgtattttgtattgGCAGCTGTGGGAAGGGTCACGATGAAGTCGATATTTCCCCAAAATCAGTTGCTGGGTGTGGTCCTGCAACAACACCACAATGGGTTGTTTAAATACCCGCTAATGAAGACATTCTTGTGTGGCCTGTCCTTGGAGTACTTCCTGTTCTACCTGCCTGCGTTCATCACCATGTGCATGTTCTACTACAAAAGGCCAGCCCAGAACACAAAGAATG AAGACCCGAGTACTGTTCCTGAAATGAAGTTCCATCAAGATATGTGCAACAATTGTGAGACAATGTCTCCGTTTCTGGACATAATGGCGGCATGCATGGCACTGATCCTGCTGCTGGAACGACCGCTCTACATCCTGTCTTCCTACCTTGTCCATGGCATTCCTACTGACCTGAATACCACGTACTGTCTGTTCCTATGCTATGTCCTTGTGTGCTGGAGGACAACTCTCAGGACCTGCTTAACCTGTACGAACTAA